TTACTCGTTTTTAGCACATTCTCATTCTCGCAGAATGTTAGCACTGTTAACGACAGTACAGCTGACAAATTTGGAAAATTACTTGTACAAACATACGACGGCAGGTTTTCACCAATAAGTTCTCTTACAAATGATATTATGCATAAAATTTCCCGCAAAGATAAGTTTGAAATTGAGGGAAAAGGGAAAATGGATGCTGTTAAAGTAATTATTGACATGTTGATTAATCCTGAATTCTGGAAAGAACAAAAGATTATATATATTAGAGAAAAATCAGTTCGTGATGTTATTGGTATAAATGACGGCTATGCATCTTTTTCTGATTTCTTTGAAAAAGACGGTAAATATAAATTACAAACATACGGCGAAGAAGCTTTCAGAAAAAAACAGCAGGAACAAAACAGATTCGACAAAGAAATAATAAAAGTTGACGAACGTGTAAATATTTTTATGATGGTTTTAAATGGAAGTATTTTAAAAATATTTCCTGAACAAAACTCACCTGAAAATAAATGGGTAAGCTGGGATGAACCTACTGCATCTGTTCCACTTACAGGCATGCTTACTATAATTAACGATGATTTAAAACTAGCTAATTTTAATTACTCTAACATTTTAGTCACATTCTTAGCTGAAGTAAAAAAAGGTGATTTTGCAAGAGCAAATGTTATTATTTCCTACATTTCAAAAATACAACGATCGGGAGCCATTGCCGACCAATTACCATCTGACAATAAAGTTAATGTTGAAATTTTTTATAATAATGCCAATATCTTTATTTTCCTTAAAAACTTTTATGCAGGAATTAGTGTTATTTTGTTATTACTTGCATTTATTGATAACTTAAGAACTAAAAAGAGTAAATTTTTAACTTACTCATTAAATGTTCTTATTGGAATTCTAGCATTAGCTTTTATATACCATACCGTTGGCCTTGCTATGAGATGGTATTTAACCGGTCATGCGCCATGGAGTAACGGTTATGAGACATTGCTTTTAGTTGGTTGGGGAGCATTGTTAGCAGGCTTTACTTTTGTAAGGTATTCTAAAATTACATTGGCGGCAACTGCGTTACTTGCTTTCTTTGTATTAATGACTGCCAGTCATAGTAGCTACGATCCTCAGTTAACAAACTTACAACCCGTATTAAAATCTTATTGGTTAATTATTCATGTGGCAACACTAACTATTAGCTATGGCTTTTTAGGACTAGGCTTTATGCTTGGAATTATGAATCTGTTAATTATCTTTTTTAAATCAAAAAAGAACAGCGAAAAACTCGACCTAATAGTTACCGAACTTACATTAATTAACGAAATGAATCTTGCTGTTGGCATTGTGTTAGCAACAATAGGCACATTTCTTGGCGGTGTTTGGGCAAACGAATCGTGGGGAAGATACTGGGGTTGGGATGCTAAAGAAACATGGGCATTAATTATTGTTATTGCTTACACTATTGTTTTACACTTAAGGCTAGTGCCTAGTTTAAAAAGTAAATATATATTTAACGTTGCCTCAATAATTGCATTTGGAAGTGTTGTTATGACTTTTGTTGGAGTAAATTATTACTTGTCAAAAGGAATGCATAGTTATGGAGCTGGCGACACACCCGTATTCCCACTATGGGCATGGGGTTTAATTCTTGCAACTTTGCTTTTAATCGTACTTTCGGGATTACGTGAAAAGTTTTCGAAAAAGTAATACCGATGTTCGTCATGGCGGTCTCGAACCGTCATCTCATTTTAACGCGAGTTAGATTTGGAAATCTTAAACAGAGTCCCTTTCAGAAGACTCTGTTTGAGAAAATCTGATCAACTAATCTTTAGCAAATTTGCGAAACTTAAATGAGTTACCAGCACTAAGTTTTAAAAGATAAAAACCTGAAGTAAACCCAGTTGTGTTAACAATAGTTTTTTGTATTAAGTTCCCCTGAAAAACAACTTCCCCGATTGAATTTATAATTTCAAAATTTTGTTTTTCAAAGTTACCGTTATATTCAATTATTAATTCATTGCTAACCGGATTGGGATAAATAAACAATTTATCTGTTTTTTCTAAATAAACCCCAACTGTTGTTATATAAACACAATAAGATGTATCTGAGCATAATCCCTGAGTAATTATTACCGCATAATTTCCATTTACAGTGGCTGTGAAATTTTGATTTATTTCACCACTGATGGGTGCATAACCATTATCGCAATCAAGCCATTGATATGAGCTGCCATTCATATTTGCTGTTACTGTAGGTTCAGAAACAGTAAGTGAAGTATCAATATTTACAACAGATAAATTCAACTCAAATATACTATCGCAGCTATTTGTAGTTAGCAAACTATCATAGTAATGTCCGGCAATTGAATATGTTGAATTATGCCAGTTATAAGATTCACCACCACAGATTGAATAGTTTTCGGAAAAAGAATAAACGGGATTAACGGTTAAATTTAAAGTATATATACTGTCACATCCATTTATGGTGTTGTGAGAAGAAAAATATGTGCCTGAAGTTGTGTAATTATTGCCATGCCAATTGTAAACAACACCATTGCAGATAGAATGATTTTCGTCAAAATTAAAAGCCGGATAAACAGTAAGATTAAGTGTGCTAATGCTATCGCAACCATGAATAGAAATTAAACTGTCATAATAAACCCCCGCTATTGAATAATCAATACCATGCCAGTTGTAAGTTTGATTATCACAAATCTGTACGTTGTTAGTTGTGTTGTATAACGGACTTACATCAAGCGAAAGAATGTAAATGCTGTCACAATTATTAACAGTTTGCAAACTATCATAATATATACCAGACGTAAAATACGTATTACCATGCCAGTTGTAGTTTTCGCCATTGCAAATAAATTGAGTTTCTGCAAAAGAATAACTTTGATTAACTGTGAGATTTAATATAAATATACTGTCGCAACCATTAATAGTATTTAGGCTATCATAATAAGTTCCTGTAATTGTATAAACATTTCCATGCCAATTATAGGTTTCACCATTACATATATCAATGTTATTTATAAATAAATATGTTGGAGAAACCGTTAGATTTATTACAAATATACTATCACAACCGATAGTATTAAAAATAGTGTCATTAAAAATACCTGATATTGTGTATGAATGTCCATTAAATATATAACTATCACCATTGCAAATGGACTGTGGATTATTAATTGTATAAATGTTGGTAACTGTTAAAGTTGCAGAATTTGATGTGTCGGCTCCAAAATTATTGGATATAAAACATCTGTATTCATAATTACCAGATACAAGAGTGCCGCTTACAATCATTGTGTCGGCAGTTTGATTGTTATATAAAGCACCTGAAGGGTTACCATTTACGACATTATTCCAACTACCATTATAAAATTGCCATTGATAAGACAATGGTGCTGTACCTGATGCATTAATACTTAAACTTGTACTACTTTCTTCACACATTGTCACGTCCAGTGGTTGAGAGATTATTGTAGTTTGTTTATATTTTGCAAAAAAAGCATCAATAGTAATTGCTGTAAGATTTGCTATTCCTGTGTTAGGATCAAAGTCAGCTGTACCTTGGAAAGATCCTGTTATATATACATTTCCTGAACCATCAAATGTTATGTAGTTGGCCACATCAGAATTTGTGCTACCTATGTTTTTTGCCCAAAGATAATTTCCGAAAGCATCGAATTTGGAAAAGAAAATATCATAAGAGCCAGCCGATGACAGATTTGTTATTCCTGCATCAGGGTCAAAGTCAGCTGTATTTTGAAAAGTACCGGCAACATATATTTTACCTAAACTATCTATAGCAATACTGTTACTATAATCATAATTTGTACCCCCAAAGATTTTGGCAAAATTATAGTTTCCACTATTATCGTATTTAGCAACAAATATGTCAGTATAGCCATGCGACAATAAGTTTACTATTCCTGTGCCAGGGTCAAAGTCCGCACCTTCAGACTCTCCAGTAATATATACATTTCCTAAGTGGTCAACATCTATGCTCCTTCCATAATCAAAACCAGTACTTCCGATATCTTTTGCCCAAAGATAATTTCCGTTAATATCATATTTAGCAAAGAAAATATCATCATAATTATTTGAACCATGTACAGACAGATTTGCAGTACCTGAGCCTGGATCAAAGTCGGCTATTCCTTGGAACGACCCAGTAATATAAACATTACTTAAGTCATCAATTGCGATACAATAACCTCTATCGTTAGAGGTTGACCCAATACTTTTAGCCCACAGGTAATTCCCAATATTATCGTATTTGGCAAAGAAAATATCATCATAGGTAGAAACAGTTGTGAGGTTAGCTGTACCTGTACCTGGATTAAAGTCAACTGTATTTCGGAAACACCCTGTAATATAAACATTTTCTGAGCCATCAACTTTTATGCTGTAACTGTGATTACTAGATGTTGAAACACCTATTTTTTTTGCCCAGATATAATTCCCGTTATTATCATATTTAGCAAAAAAAAGACCATTAGGACCTGAAAGATTTGCTGTTCCTGTGCCAGGGTCAAAGTCAATGTCTCCTTGATACTCTCCTGTAATATATACATTTCCTGCGCCATCAACTGCTATACTTCTACTATATTGATCGTTTATATTGCCTATTCTTTTTGCCCAAAGATAATTCCCATTATTGTCATATTTTGCAAAGAAAATATCATTACCACCTGCAGATATTAAGTTTGCAGTACCTGTGCTAGGGTCAAAATCGGCTGTACCACTAAAATGCCCTGTAATATATACATTGCCCATGCCGTCAACTATTATACAATAACTAATTCCTTTTCCGATTGTATTTGCCCATTGATATTCCTGAGAATAACAAGGATTACAAAAACTAACAATAATCAGAAAAAAACTAAAGTGTAATAAACTTTTCATAAAGCAAAGATTATTTGAGAATTTTAATCTCCTACCTCTTCTTCACCACCCCAATAGGATTTAAAATAATAGGTTTATTAATTTCTTTGAACGCTGTTTTTTCGGGTATGCTTATTTTTTCAGGTGAAAAAATATAGTCGGGTGTTTCGCATGAAAACAAATAATCTTTTCCTTGTTTCAATATAATGACATAGTTGCCCGTTTCTTTATTAGGTTTATAACTTCCGATTAATTTTCCTGTCTTTGATTCCTTAACATTAATCACAATATTTTTAGGAACTTCTGCATTACCTTCCATTTTTATTGTACCCTTTATTACAGCCGAAGATCTTTCGGGAAGCGAAAGTAAATTCATTACATAAATATCTCGACCTCCTATTCCATCCTCCCTAACAGATGAAAAATAAGCTCGTTTACCATCAGCCGACATAACAAAATACACATCATCAGATGTTGTATTTACAGGATAACCCATATTTGTAGGTGCTCCCCATGTTCCGTCTGCTTGTAATTCGCTGTAAAATAAATCATATCCTCCCATACTATTATGTCCCTTAGACGAGAAATAAAGCGTGCTTCCATCAGGGTGTATAAATGGTCCTTCTTCGTCATACTGTGTATTTAAAATATCGCCCATGTTTTGAGCTAAACCCCATTCACCTGTAGGGTTACGACGAACTATATACAAATCCTTACCACCTTTTCCATTACCTCTATCGCTGGTAAAAATTAGTGTTGTTCCCTCTGAAGAAATTGTTGCATGACTTTCATTAGCAGAGGTACTAATATTTGAGCCAAGCTTTACAGGCACAGTCCAGTCATTGTTTTCAAATTCGCTTACATATATATTTCCATCACCATAATCGTCTTTGTAAATATACATTTCCTGTCCATCGGCTGATAAACCAATAGTAGCTTCATGCCCTTTAGTGTTAATTTTATCACTTATTTTTTCAGGAAAACTCCATTTCCCATCAACTTTTTTTATAATATAAATATCTTCAAAATATTTTCCGTCATCAGTAAGTAAACCGCCGGTATTTCCTCTTCTGCGGGAGGTAAATACCATAGTTTTTTCATCAGCGGTAATACATGGTGTATGCTCATCAAACTCGGTATTAAAATTAGCTCCTAAATTTTCAATAGAAATTTCGACAGAATCTTTTATCAGTTTTTGTGCATTCTTACACATTTCAATATACCTGTCGGCAAGTTGAAGTTCTTTAGGATTACTAAAAACAAGTTCTTTATATTTTACAAAAAAATTATCTGCTTTATCAAACTGGTAAGCAAAATGATATGCCTGACCAATATGATACATTGTTTTGTACGGGGATTTTTTTTCTTTAAAATTTAACTCTTTATATTTTGCAGCCATATTGCGTGATGCAACATTAAAATAAGGAATTGATTTTTCCTTTTCGAAGGGACTATTAAGATAACACAATCCAACCAGATAATTCAAATTTGCATTAGAGGTATCTGCACGCTGTAACTTTAAAAACAAAGGCAATGCTGCGGAATAGTTTGAAAATAAAATAAACCTCTTAGCATCATTAAAATTACTCTTCTTCGCAGACTTTGTTTGTTCTTGTGCACCAACTGCAAAAGCAATAAAAAGAAATGCTGTTGAAAAAAATAACTGCTTAAACTGCTTCATGTTTATTAGTTTTAAACAAAAATACAGTATTGCAAACTCAAAACAAAATAATAATAAAGAATCGGGTTTTTTTACCTATAAAAGCAGTTATTTGTATTTCTCTGTATTAACAATAAAAGCATTACCATAACCGGCTTTCTGAATTTTCTTAATTTCCTTTCTTGCCTCATCCACAGTTGTATATTTACCGTACAGATATTTATACTTTCCATCGTTACCAATTATTTCGCGTACACCTTTAAGATTTTCATAACGACTTAAATTTACGGGTTCAGATAAT
The genomic region above belongs to Bacteroidia bacterium and contains:
- the ccsA gene encoding cytochrome c biogenesis protein CcsA — translated: MKRILDLLFSSKLTVILLIIVGFALGLATFIEDKYDTATAKVLIYNSKWLEFLFLLMIINFIGHVKKYNFLKKEKLAGFLFHLSLIVMILGAGITRYFGFDGSMHIREGESSNVMYTSEAYFQVLMNGKDGDYKYEKPMMFSQVSSNTFSISIPSTDKGDIKIDFDSLIKNPVEKIEENVENGVNIIELMRFTQNGQEKILIENGETKNIEGTDIGFNVNNNNTFNISDKTGNLTFTAPFDVVAASMSDQAIQDTIKKDSIAEFKSGFVYKANSGTFLYANYYKKAKKFLVSGGVEMENPGPDAFILTVTINGKKHTANVFGGADYYENFQEFNFDGTKINFSYGNKKIDLPFSLKLNKFELERYPGSMSPSSFASEVTLIDLRNNLNENHRIFMNNVLDYDQYRFFQSSYDKDEKGTILSVNHDFWGTWISYFGYALLSLGFVVTFFTKKSRFLTLRRNIVEIRNKRKASLLTIAFLLVFSTFSFSQNVSTVNDSTADKFGKLLVQTYDGRFSPISSLTNDIMHKISRKDKFEIEGKGKMDAVKVIIDMLINPEFWKEQKIIYIREKSVRDVIGINDGYASFSDFFEKDGKYKLQTYGEEAFRKKQQEQNRFDKEIIKVDERVNIFMMVLNGSILKIFPEQNSPENKWVSWDEPTASVPLTGMLTIINDDLKLANFNYSNILVTFLAEVKKGDFARANVIISYISKIQRSGAIADQLPSDNKVNVEIFYNNANIFIFLKNFYAGISVILLLLAFIDNLRTKKSKFLTYSLNVLIGILALAFIYHTVGLAMRWYLTGHAPWSNGYETLLLVGWGALLAGFTFVRYSKITLAATALLAFFVLMTASHSSYDPQLTNLQPVLKSYWLIIHVATLTISYGFLGLGFMLGIMNLLIIFFKSKKNSEKLDLIVTELTLINEMNLAVGIVLATIGTFLGGVWANESWGRYWGWDAKETWALIIVIAYTIVLHLRLVPSLKSKYIFNVASIIAFGSVVMTFVGVNYYLSKGMHSYGAGDTPVFPLWAWGLILATLLLIVLSGLREKFSKK
- a CDS encoding PD40 domain-containing protein, translating into MKQFKQLFFSTAFLFIAFAVGAQEQTKSAKKSNFNDAKRFILFSNYSAALPLFLKLQRADTSNANLNYLVGLCYLNSPFEKEKSIPYFNVASRNMAAKYKELNFKEKKSPYKTMYHIGQAYHFAYQFDKADNFFVKYKELVFSNPKELQLADRYIEMCKNAQKLIKDSVEISIENLGANFNTEFDEHTPCITADEKTMVFTSRRRGNTGGLLTDDGKYFEDIYIIKKVDGKWSFPEKISDKINTKGHEATIGLSADGQEMYIYKDDYGDGNIYVSEFENNDWTVPVKLGSNISTSANESHATISSEGTTLIFTSDRGNGKGGKDLYIVRRNPTGEWGLAQNMGDILNTQYDEEGPFIHPDGSTLYFSSKGHNSMGGYDLFYSELQADGTWGAPTNMGYPVNTTSDDVYFVMSADGKRAYFSSVREDGIGGRDIYVMNLLSLPERSSAVIKGTIKMEGNAEVPKNIVINVKESKTGKLIGSYKPNKETGNYVIILKQGKDYLFSCETPDYIFSPEKISIPEKTAFKEINKPIILNPIGVVKKR
- a CDS encoding SBBP repeat-containing protein, whose amino-acid sequence is MKSLLHFSFFLIIVSFCNPCYSQEYQWANTIGKGISYCIIVDGMGNVYITGHFSGTADFDPSTGTANLISAGGNDIFFAKYDNNGNYLWAKRIGNINDQYSRSIAVDGAGNVYITGEYQGDIDFDPGTGTANLSGPNGLFFAKYDNNGNYIWAKKIGVSTSSNHSYSIKVDGSENVYITGCFRNTVDFNPGTGTANLTTVSTYDDIFFAKYDNIGNYLWAKSIGSTSNDRGYCIAIDDLSNVYITGSFQGIADFDPGSGTANLSVHGSNNYDDIFFAKYDINGNYLWAKDIGSTGFDYGRSIDVDHLGNVYITGESEGADFDPGTGIVNLLSHGYTDIFVAKYDNSGNYNFAKIFGGTNYDYSNSIAIDSLGKIYVAGTFQNTADFDPDAGITNLSSAGSYDIFFSKFDAFGNYLWAKNIGSTNSDVANYITFDGSGNVYITGSFQGTADFDPNTGIANLTAITIDAFFAKYKQTTIISQPLDVTMCEESSTSLSINASGTAPLSYQWQFYNGSWNNVVNGNPSGALYNNQTADTMIVSGTLVSGNYEYRCFISNNFGADTSNSATLTVTNIYTINNPQSICNGDSYIFNGHSYTISGIFNDTIFNTIGCDSIFVINLTVSPTYLFINNIDICNGETYNWHGNVYTITGTYYDSLNTINGCDSIFILNLTVNQSYSFAETQFICNGENYNWHGNTYFTSGIYYDSLQTVNNCDSIYILSLDVSPLYNTTNNVQICDNQTYNWHGIDYSIAGVYYDSLISIHGCDSISTLNLTVYPAFNFDENHSICNGVVYNWHGNNYTTSGTYFSSHNTINGCDSIYTLNLTVNPVYSFSENYSICGGESYNWHNSTYSIAGHYYDSLLTTNSCDSIFELNLSVVNIDTSLTVSEPTVTANMNGSSYQWLDCDNGYAPISGEINQNFTATVNGNYAVIITQGLCSDTSYCVYITTVGVYLEKTDKLFIYPNPVSNELIIEYNGNFEKQNFEIINSIGEVVFQGNLIQKTIVNTTGFTSGFYLLKLSAGNSFKFRKFAKD